A region from the Aegilops tauschii subsp. strangulata cultivar AL8/78 chromosome 5, Aet v6.0, whole genome shotgun sequence genome encodes:
- the LOC120964808 gene encoding uncharacterized protein, with protein sequence MALKKTPKGKSGFFGVRQKPSGNWGVEFSDGGRHWWISTYPSAQEAARAYDVAVWRAERPRSHLNFPEIETRAKAEMLVPQGINMKEITTKKKKTKKPSVVVSAGETDEEAMARFAWEHPEYVQAELEYYWKREAEQKKKGTKKEDEAGPPTVIPIESFPKEDWADFSDEEEEEEGCDDPTKEEFWARFRSSDDEE encoded by the coding sequence ATGGCGCTGAAGAAGACACCAAAGGGCAAGTCGGGCTTCTTCGGCGTGAGGCAGAAGCCCTCTGGTAACTGGGGTGTGGAGTTCTCCGACGGCGGAAGGCATTGGTGGATCAGCACGTACCCCTCCGCCCAAGAGGCCGCGCGTGCCTACGACGTGGCGGTGTGGCGTGCCGAGAGGCCTCGGTCGCACCTCAACTTCCCAGAGATCGAGACTCGGGCGAAAGCGGAGATGCTTGTGCCGCAGGGCATCAACATGAAGGAGAtcacgacgaagaagaagaagacgaagaagccGTCGGTTGTCGTCAGTGCTGGCGAGACCGACGAGGAGGCGATGGCGAGGTTTGCTTGGGAGCATCCGGAGTACGTCCAGGCCGAGCTGGAGTACTACTGGAAGCGTGAGGCGGAGCAGAAGAAGAAGGGGACGAAGAAGGAGGACGAGGCTGGTCCCCCGACGGTGATCCCCATCGAGTCCTTTCCGAAGGAGGACTGGGCAGACTtctcggacgaggaggaggaggaggaggggtgcGACGACCCGACGAAGGAGGAGTTCTGGGCGCGGTTCCGCAGCTCCGACGATGAGGAGTAG